The sequence tattattaacttacccgagcattactaagagcttattcatcttgatgcatatctctcctccatgcatcacctatagaacaTCTTACTAACAATTGTCAATAACAtagttagtctataggtattatcattaattatcaaaaccacacataagagTTAGATGCACTCTAAAAAAGAGTGAATTTTGCAGTACAGATTATGCACTTTCTAGTTTCTTATGtacttctgaaatttttgtaTAATAATTATCGGGCTTCTAGTTTCATGATGTTAGCATTGCATTGCTTGCATTACCTTCGTTCCCAACCAAACACAGTAATCGAAATGGAAACCTTTACCTAGCCAAACCGAACAAAAGATGCCTTTCCTCAAACTGTTACTGATATCGCTGCATACTGATTACATTAGCGTTGCCGTTTACAGAGGtcaaaccaaacaccacctAAGTTCTGTCTAAGTAAAGACTATTCCTACTCTGATTATTTATGAAACATCATAGTGTATCTTTCCTAGAACAGTGAGGTTCTATCATACAAAGTTACAAACAAAACTCATCATGTATTTTTCCTAAAGTAATGAGGTTCTATTATATTCCAACAAAGCGAAATAGTGAAGCAGTTGCTATGGCAGAAGCTAGGAACCAAAAAGTTTGAACTTTGCACCTATCGAGCAAACAATATACTATCCCAAGCAGAAAGCTAACTAAATACCTCACTTTTAGTAGCAAAAGTATTGTGAAAACCTCTAGGCCGTTGAAGCCACGGTCCACAAAATCACCCTGCACTTCAACCACAGCTTGATTGAGGAAAAAATCATCATCTAAAACCATCTCAACCAACTACAGCtcatatgaaaaagaaaagggcccCAGATGCCACACCACGAAAATATAATTCGTCTCGGGGACATGTCCCCCGGTCGTAAAGAGCTTCATCAGGTCATGGAACTGCCTGTGGATGTCTTCGCACACTGTCACATGGCTGTTTACTGGCTGCACGTTGGACTCCTCGATGAGGAGCTCTTTCACCTGGACGACCAGTGAAACCAACCACGGTTACACAAAGACACACACATCCAATACACGCTTCACTCCAATCCGACAGAGATGGGCAACAAAAGCGACCACTTTGCCCCCATCCACCTCCAACCACTAAGAACTCTAACACCCTTCACTATACCAGAACAAGTAGTGACTAGTGATAACTGTCAATAGTGATAATTATGGCACCCGTCACTTTTAttacatcactaatgataaaacattagtgacggacaacttgtcactaatgacaatcaccagtgataggtcataattgagacccgtcactaaaatgTGTCTCATATAACCTGAGTAGGCATGTTGCCTATCACTatgaccatcattagtgacgggtgtatgtatcatccgtcactaattatcgatCCCCAGTGACGAGTAGCTTTCCAATCTGTTTCTGGGACTCgatcattaatgatgggtgtTAACTATAAACCATCACTATTGAcagagtcatcagtgacgcgttatTACCATCCGTCATTGGttactgagtcattagtgatgggtagattTTCAACCCGTCTTTGGGattcggtcattagtgacgggtgataacaacaacccgtcactagtgaccAAGTCATTAGTCATGGGGGTATTTACCACCCGTTACTAATTATCTAGAACTAGTGACGGGTAGCTACAACCCATCACtggtgttatgagtcattagtgacgggtatcttTTCAACCTGTCTCTCATGACTGAGTTCCAGATATGGGTTCaaaagctacccgtcactgagactcggtcattagtgacaagtgaatttaccacccgtcactaatagtctCATCCCCCGAAGGGATTTACCTTTTTCCTGGCTGTATTATAAAGCAAtatcaggatttggcagccgtcttctcctgcaaacaagacacatccagatacattcatgccataatcaccattcatttcaagatatttacccacattgtagggaccaggtcacgagatatgcaaccacaaattacataatcaaaattcCTTGAAACATACAAAGGcacaagtccacatcaagagctTGAATTACATAAGTTGAAAGTGCAACctcgaattacataagtcgaaagtgcaaccacaaattacatcaagatagttacaaattacataagtcaaaagtgcaaccacaaattacataagtcagagccctgcctccctacaatagaactc is a genomic window of Phragmites australis chromosome 17, lpPhrAust1.1, whole genome shotgun sequence containing:
- the LOC133896952 gene encoding phytochrome-associated serine/threonine-protein phosphatase-like → MDLDLWISKVKGCQHLTEHELQSLYEYVKELLIEESNVQPVNSHVTVCEDIHRQFHDLMKLFTTGGHVPETNYIFVGDFVDRGFNGLEVFTILLLLKVRYLVSFLLGIYAAISVTV